DNA from Pseudomonas putida:
CTTTTAAGTATTCAATAACTAACCGTCGATGACAATGATGAGGAAGGTGCTCACTACATAGCAGGCAAGCCCCATCCAATGCAGATGGAGACAGTGCTTTTTCAATGCGTCGCTTTGACATCAGCTCCATAAACCTATCAGCATATTCATCCCAGCCAATCTCTTTCTGCTGATAGGGTTTTAGTATATTTTTGGTGGGAGCCAAGTCAGGTTCATAAACATACTCAATACCGCAAAGCTCGTTCAAAAAGTACTTCAGATCATCTTTCTTCGCAAACCCCGACAACTGCGAGACGTTATTCAATCTAACATCTATCAGTTTTTTACTACCAGATAGTTTTAACAGCGAGAAAAAACGCTCAGCTTTCTTTTCTGTGAATCCAATTGTTAAAACCTTCATTGAACACTCCAGTCAGAAAACTGCCGCTATGAGTTTGTATGCATAACCATCAGTATGAAGCAGACCAAGGCTAATGGTTAGATATTTGACGGTATCCTTATACTCACCATCTTCAAAATTAGCATATTTCTTATGCCACTGCACATCCTTGATCCACAGACGATACGAGACGCCATTGTATACAAACTCACCACGAAATTTCTTCTTCCCAGAATCCGAGTCAGTTTCAACAGTCGTCGTGAGATTTTCGACACTGATCAGATAGAGGGATGGGGTCGGATGAGTCAGTCGCCCCCATGTACTCGATCATTAAGCCCATGCTTAGTAGGCTCACACCCTTTCAACCATAACCCATCGGGGGCGTCAACAATACGATCCAACACATCCACAGCGTATTTCTTTTCGAGCCTCCACCGCGTGGACCCAACAAAGTGGTTCTCTGCCTGGAAGCAAGAATTATCCTTTCCGTCAAACTCTATACGAATCAGGTCAAGTTTGACTGCATAGAAGCCGTCTGGATACTTGCGCTGCTCCAGGGTGATCGCCGATTTCGGCCCAGTGCTCACTGGCCGCACCCAAGATCCAACGCCTTGACCGGGAATGATTTCCTTACCCGCAACGCAAAAACCACCAGGCTTTTGCGAACACGCAAGACACAGCAACAATTTGGTATAGGGCATGAGTCCGTCCTTGGTGGTGGCTATTCAATCTCAGTCTACATGATCTTAGAATGCCATCACACCACCCAACCAAATCCCCGTGGTGCCCGCCGCAACGACGGAGCACGTTGCGCCAAATATCAGCAATGGCGGGCCGCCAAGAACACCTACCCAGCGTGGACCAAGTAGTACAACAGAGTAGTACAACGCAGAAACGAAAAAGCCCCGCAGACGTTAATCTGCGGGGCTTCATCTTGTATGGCGGAGAGATAGGGATTTGAACCCTAGGTACCCGCGAAGGTACAACGGATTTCGAATCCGTCCCGTTCGACCACTCCGGCATCTCTCCAGTGGCGCGCATCATACCAGCGATTTCGCGAAAGGCAAACCCTTCTTTGAAAAAAATCCGCGTGGTATCAGGCGCTTGCGTGAACGTGTCGCTTAGAGCGGCACGCCCAGACGCTTGGCCACTTCCTCGTAAGCTTCGATCACATCACCGAGGCCCTGGCGGAAGCGGTCCTTGTCCATCTTCTTGCGGGTTTCCTTGTCCCACAGACGGCAGCCGTCCGGGCTGAACTCGTCACCCAGGACGATCTGGCCGTGGAAGACACCGAACTCCAGCTTGAAGTCCACCAGCAGCAGGCCAGCGTCATCGAACAGCTTGCTCAGCACTTCATTGACCTTCAGCGACAGCTGCTTCATGGTCGCCAGTTGCTCGGCGGTACCCCAGCCGAAGGCAACAACGTGGGATTCGTTGATGAAGGGGTCGCCCTTCTCGTCGTTCTTCAGGAACAGTTCGAAGGTCGACGGCTCCAGCTTGATACCTTCTTCGACGCCCAGGCGCTTGACGAGGCTGCCGGCAGCATAGTTACGCACCACGCATTCGACCGGGATCATGTCCAGCTTCTTGACCAGGCACTCGTTGTCGCCGAGCAGCTTGTCGAACTGGGTAGGAATGCCGGCTTCTTCCAGCTTTTGCATGATGAAGGCGTTGAACTTGTTGTTCACCATGCCTTTGCGATCGAGCTGTTCGATACGCTTGCCGTCGAACGCCGAAGTGTCGTTACGGAACAGCAGGATCAAGCGGTCGGCGTCGTCGGTCTTGTAAACCGATTTGGCCTTGCCGCGGTAGAGTTCTTCGCGTTTTTCCATGATGGGCTCCGCTTGCTAGAGTGGATGGGCTAGGCGATTTCGCGCCAGTCGAGCCCATGATCCTGATTCGCCACCTGGAGCCAGTCCGGGTCGCACCCCAAGGTGTCGACGAAACACTGGCGGGCCAGTTGTGGCCGGTTGTTCTTGCTGCTGAGGTGGGCCAGCACCAGGTGTTGCAAGTGTTTCCAGCCCAGCTCGGCCACCAGGCTCGCGGCCTGGTGGTTGTTCAAATGTCCCTGGCTGCCGCCAACCCTGAGTTTCAGGAAGTGCGGGTAATGCCCGCGCGCCAACATGTCGCGACAGTGGTTGGCTTCGATCAGCAGGGCATCCAGGCCTTGGTAGCGTTCCAGCAGGTGCATGTCGTAGGAGCCGAGGTCGGTGAGCATGCCGAAACGTCGGCGCCCATCGCTGAGCACATACTGCAGCGGCTCGAGCGCATCATGTTCGACCCGCGCTGCGGTCACTTCCAAAGCGCCGATACGCAGGCTGTCACCACACCGGAGCAGACCGCTGGCCTCCACCGGTTTGCGCATGCCACGCAAGGTCCCCTGGCTGAGATAGACCGGTACATTGTAGCGCCGTGCCAGCAACCCCACCCCATGCACATGGTCGGCATGTTCGTGGGTCACCAGCACGGCGCTCAGCTGTGCCGCGGACACCCCGAGCAGCGCCAGGCGCCGCTCGGTTTCTCGCAGGGAAAAGCCGCAATCGACCAGGATGAGCGTGTCACCACTGGCGATCAGCGTGCCGTTTCCCTGGCTTCCGCTTCCAAGTACCGCGAAACGCACTTAGCCCAGGTGGTCCTGAATCATGCTCAGCACGCGGCGGGCCACATCGGCCGGTGCCACGGTGTTGATGTTTTTCTCGACGGTGACCTGCACGCTTTCGCCAACCTTGCTCAGACGGACCTGATAACGCTCGGCGCGCGCTTCACGCTCTTCCTTGCTCGGCTCGCTGCCGAACAGGCGACCGAAGAAGCCAGGCTGGTCCTGCTTGTCGTCGGGCTTCTCGGACAGGTTGATGTAGTACAGGCCGAGGCTACGGTTGATGTCCTCGACACGCCATTCGCCCTGCTCCAGGGCGCGGCCCACGCTGGACCAGGCGCGATCCAGGTCGGCGCCCAAGTAAAGCACCGGGTTGCCGCTGCCATCTTCGGCCAGGCTGACGCGGCTTGGCGCGTCGAAATCACGGGCGGCGAGCAGCGAGACCGAACCGCCCTTCTCGGCGCTGCGGTTCATGCTGGCCAGCATTTCGTCGACCAACAGCGCATCGGCACCGGTGTTGGTGGAGCTGGACGGGAAATCTGGCTCGGTGGTGCTGCCGGCCGGACGCTCGACGCTGACGATGTACACCTCGGAGGTGTTGCGCTGCACGCCTGGCTCCATGCGTACACGGACACGCACTTCGCTGTCCGGGCTGCTGGAGGCGCTGGCAAGACGCTGGCCCAGGGACGCGGAGAGTTCGTCGAAACGCTGCCAGGTGGTGTTGAACTCACCAGTCTGCGGACGCTCCTCGGCGATGCGGAAGCCATTGTCCTCGAAGAACTGGCGCGCCACCGGCCAGACTTCCGCCGGCGAACGCTGGGCCAGCACCCAGCGGCTGCTGCCGCTGCGCTGGAGGGTGAAATCGCTGGCCTCAGCCGTGGCGGTCAGCGGCTGTGGACGGGGCACCTCGAACTCGCCAGTGGCACGATCGTCGGCGACGTTACGCGGGATAGGCAGCAGCGGATCCAGGCGCTTGGGGTTGCTGGCGTCCGGCGGCAACTGCATCGGCGCGGTCGGGTGCGCCTGTAGGTAATCGCTGCCGCGGTCGCGGAAATAGCCATCCTCGCCCCACAGCCAGCCGCAACCGCTGGTGCTGGAAATGATCAGGGCAAGGGTGGAAAGACCAGCCAGTCGCTTCATGCGGGGTACTTCCTCGATTAAACCAGTACGCCGGACTGGCGCAGGGCCGCACGGACTTTTTCGTGGCAGCCTTCGCTCAGCCAGGTGAGCGGCAGACGGATGCCTTTTTGCATCAGGCCCATTTCCACCAGCGCCCACTTCACAGGAATCGGGTTGGCTTCGCAGAACAGGTCCTTGTGCAGCGGCATGAGTTTTTCGTTGATTGCGCGGGCCTTCTCGGCATTGCCCTCAAGGGCGGCCTCGCACAGATCGGCCATTTCGCGCGGGGCGACGTTGGCAGTGACGGAGATGTTGCCCTTGCCGCCCATCAGGATCAGCTCGACGGCGGTCGGGTCGTCGCCGGACAGGACGATGAAGTCTTTGTCGACGCCATCGAGGATGGCCTTGGCGCGCACCAGGTCGCCGGTGGCTTCCTTGATGCCGATGATGTTCTTGACCTTCGACAGGCGGATCACGGTCTCGGCCTGCATGTCGCAGGAGGTGCGGCCGGGTACGTTGTAGAGGATCTGCGGGATGTCGACGGCTTCGGCAATGTGCTTGAAGTGCTGATACAGGCCTTCTTGGGTCGGCTTGTTGTAGTACGGCACGACGAGCAGGCAGGCGTCGGCGCCTGCGTTCTTCGCGTTCTGGGTCAGGTGGACGGCTTCGGCAGTGGAGTTGGCACCGGTACCGGCGATGACCGGGACGCGGTGGCTGCTGCGCTTGACGCGCTCGACCACGTGCTTGATGACCAGGATATGCTCTTCGACATCCAGCGTGGCGGACTCACCGGTGGTGCCGACAGCGACGATCGCGTGAGTGCCTTTTTCCAGGTGGAAGTCTACAAGTTTGTCGAGGCTGTCCCAGTCAAGACGCCCTTGTGCATCCATGGGAGTGACCAATGCCACCATACTGCCCGCAATCATGTAACTGCTCCTGCCGGAAAAAGAGAGCGGTAATGGTACTGGCGCCATCGGCCTTGCACAAGCGAAGCAGGCGGGCGGAGCATTCCCCTTCGCGCTGCTTTTCGCTACCCTTCTCCCTTTGATCGGCGCAGCGTGGCCCGCCGGGCCGTCGACAATGCTCCGCGCCAGCGTCCACGACCTCGAATCCGAGCCCGGGGCCCTGCCGACAGGAGGCTTATGCCTGTCCTGTGCCGACCGCTCATCGCTTTAGGAATGCTGCATGTCCACCCCCACTGTCCGCGAACAATTCCTTGTCATCAGTGCCTTGGGTCCCAACCCCATGGAGCTGGCCAACGTTCTCAGCCGCGCTGCCTTCGACAATCGCTGCGCGGTGATCACTTCGCGCCTGACCCGCCATGGCGAGACCAGTGCCCTGGTCTTGCAGGTCGGTGGCAGCTGGGATGCCCTGGCGCGCCTGGAGGCGGTACTGCCGGGCCTGGGCAAGAAACACGGCCTGACCCTCGATGTGGTGCGCAGCGCCGACCAGGAAGTGCGCCCCCAGGCCCTGCCCTACGTGGCCTATGTCAGCGCCGCCTATCGCCCGGATATCGTCAGCGAGCTGTGCCAGTTCTTCCTCGACCACCGCGTCGAACTCGAGAGCATGACCTGCGACACCTACCTGGCCCCACAGACCGGCAGCAGCATGCTCAACGCCCAGTTCACCGTGATCCTGCCGGCCGGCACCCAGATCAGCTGGTTGCGTGACCAGTTCCTGGACTTCGCCGATGCCCTGAACCTGGATGCGCTGATCGAACCCTGGCGCCCACAGAACCCCATGTAAGGAAGCCCCCATGGCCGTAGCACTCGACCAATCCGTCGCCAACTTCCAGGCCCAGGCCACCAGCGGCCAGTCCGTGAGCCTCGCCAGCCTCAAGGGCCAGCAGGTGGTGCTGTACTTCTACCCCAAGGACAGCACCCCGGGCTGCACCACCGAAGGCCAAGGTTTCCGCGACCAGCACGAGGCCTTCCGCGCCGCCAACACGGTTGTGTTCGGCGTCTCTCGCGATGGCATCAAGTCCCACGAGAACTTCAAGGCCAAGCAAGGCTTTCCATTCGAGCTGATCAGCGACAAGGACGAGGCGCTCTGCCAGCTGTTCGACGTGATCAAGCTCAAGAAGCTGTACGGCAAGGAATACATGGGCGTGGACCGCAGCACCTTCCTGATCGACAAGGACGGTGTGCTGCGTCAGGAGTGGCGCGGCGTGAAGGTGCCCGGGCATGTGGATGCCGTCCTGGCAGCTGCCCAGGCGCTGAACAAAGCCTGATATCACGCGGCAAACCCGCCCCCCACAGGGGCGACGTCGCCCTCATGGGCCACAGAGCACCTGTAGGAGCGGGTATGCCCGCGAAGAAGCAAGCGCTTAAAGCATGGGCGCCACTGAAGGCTCTTGCCTTGGCCACGCATCGAGCACGGCCTTGAACAGGGTCGCCAGCGGGATCGCGAAGAAGATTCCCCAGAAGCCCCACAACCCGCCAAACAGCAGCACCGCGCAAATGATCGCCACCGGGTGCAGACTGACCGCCTCGGAGAACAGCAGCGGCACCAGCACGTTGCCATCGAGCGCCTGGATGATCGCGTACACCGCCATCAGGTAGATGAACTGGTCGCCCCAGCCCCACTGGAACAACGCGATCAAGGTCACCGGCACGGTCACCACCACCGCCCCCACATAGGGCACCACCACCGACAGCCCCACCAGCAAGGCCAACAGAGCCGCATAGTTGAGCCCCAGGCTGATGAAGGCGATGTACGTGGCGATGCCGCAGATCAGAATCTCGATACCCTTGCCGCGGATGTAGTTGGCAATCTGTCGATTCATCTCATCGCCCACACGATTGAGCAGAGAGCGCTGGCGCGGCAGGTAGCCACCGACCCAACGGGCGATCAGCTCGCGATCCTTGAGGAAGAAGAACACCAGGATCGGCACCAACACCAGGTAGATCATGGCGTTGACCAGCAGCGGCAGGCTCGACAAGGAGAACGTCAGCGCCCACTGGCCGAACTTGCCGATCTCGCCACGCACCGACTCGATAGCGCGCAGTACCTGCTCATCGGAGACCAGGTGCGGATAACGCTCCGGCAGCAACAGCAGCAGCGACTGCCATTTGCCCAGCATGCCCGGCAGCTCGTTGAACAGCGTGATCAACTGGTGCCATAGCAGCGGTACCAGCACCAGCAGGAACACCGCCAGCGCCCCCATGAACAGCGCGAACACCAGCCACACCGCCAGCCGTGAGGGAACACGCAGACGCTCCAGGGCATTGACCAGGCCCTGCATGAGAAAGGCCAGGACCATGCCCGCCAGCACCGGCGCAAGCATGCCACCCAGGGTCAGCACCGCAGTGAAAGCCAGGAACAGCAAGACCGCCAGCACCACCGCCTCCTCGTCGGAGAAGTAGCGCTGCATCCAGTCGCGAAGCACTTTGAACATTGACGATCCTTGGAATAAGACTCAGGCCTTGCGCAACCAGTAGGTGTAGACGCCGGCCTCGGCGGTTTCACGAAGCAGCGTATGACCGGCGAGCTGGGCAAAAGTGCGGAAGTCGCGCTGGGAACCGGCGTCGGTGGCGATCACCTTGAGTACCGCGCCGCTGGCCAGCCGATTGAGCTCCATCTTTGCCTTGAGCAAGGGCAAGGGGCAATTGAGCCCACTGGCATCGAGTTCGGCATCGCAGGTGGGGGTGTCGATCATCCGGGTATCTCCTGGCGGGGCATCAGCATTGCAGACAAGTTCGCTAGGATAACGCCACTGGTCGCCAACGTGTGAGCCAGCTACAGTAACGTTCTTTGATCGATGCGAGCTTCATGCATGAATCTACTGCGCCCCACCCTGTTGACGCTGGCCTGCCTGATGGCCCTTCCCGGTCATGCCGACGACCTGCCGTCACTGGGCGACGCCAGTTCCGCGATCGTCTCGCCGCAGCAAGAGCACCAACTGGGCCGGGCCTGGCTGAGCCTGCTGCGCGGCCAGGTCAACCAGTTGAACGATCCGCAACTCCAAGACTACGTCGAGACCAGCGTCTACAAGCTGGCCGAAACCAGCCAACTGCAGGACCGGCGCCTGGAGTTCATCCTCATCGACAGCCGTGAGCTCAACGCCTTCGCCGCCCCCGGCGGGATCGTCGGGGTCAACGGCGGCCTGTTCCTCAACGCCCAGACCGAAGGCGAGTACGCCTCGGTCCTGGCCCACGAACTGGCGCACTTGTCCCAGCGCCACTTCGCCCGGGGCGTCGAGGCTCAACAGCGCATGCAACTGCCCATGATGGCCGCGCTGCTGGCTGGTATCGTGCTGGCGGCCGGTGGCGGCGGCGATGCCGGCATCGGCGTGATCGCCGGCACCCAGGCCGCAGCGATCCAGGAACAGCGCCGCTTCTCCCGACAGAACGAACAGGAAGCCGACCGCATCGGTATCCTCAACCTGGAAAAAGCCGGTTACGACCCACGCAACATGCCCAGCATGTTCGAACGCCTGGCCCGCCAGTATCGCTATGACGCCAAGCCACCGGAGTTCCTGCTGACCCACCCGGTTACCGAATCGCGTATCGCCGACACCCGCAACCGCGCCGAACAAGCGCCCAAGGGCGGCGTCGAGGACAGCGCGCGCTACCAACTGATCCGCGCCCGCGTGGCGCTGATCTACGAAGGCACGCCAGGCCTGGCGGCCAAGCGCTTCCGTGCCCAGCTAGACGAAGACCCCACCCTCGATGCCGCACGCTATGGCCTGGCCATCGCCCAGATCAAGGGCGGCCAGCTCAACGAAGCGCGGGCCAACCTGCAGCCGCTGCTGGCCAAGGCGCCCAACGACATCACCTACAATTTGGCGCAGATCGACCTGGACATCACCAACAACCGCCTGGCCGACGCCCAGCAGCGGGCCGAGCGCCTGCGCGCGCTGTACCCGAGCAGCTACCCGTTGCAACAGATACGAGCCGACCTTCTGATCAAGCAGAATCGCCCCGCCGAGGCGGAAAAGGTATTGGATGATCTGATCAAACGCCGACCGGACGATCCGGACGTGTGGTACGACGTCGCCGAGGTGCGCGGACTGTCAGGCAACACCATTGGCCTGCACCGGGCACGCGCCGAGTACTTCACCTTGGTCGGCGACTTCGACCAGGCCATCCAGCAACTGGATTACGCCAAGCGCCGCGCAGGCAGCAACTTCCCGCTGGCCTCGCAGATCGATCAGCGCCAGCGCGAGATCATGGAGCAGCAGCGGATGGTCAAGGAGATGATGGGACGCTAAGGCCCAAGGGGCGCTTTGCGCCCCTTGGCAATGCAGGTCAGGCGTTACCAGAAAGCTTCAAGCGCGCCGCCTGGGTGAAATCGAGCATGCGATTGAGCGGTTTGATCGCCTTGGGCACCAGAGCAGGATCCACGAAGATCTCGTTGCTGCCCTTACGCAGGCAGTCAAGGGTGCGCTCCAGGGTGTTCATGGCCATCCACGGGCAATGGGCACAGCTACGGCAGGCCGCACCGTTACCTGCGGTCGGCGCTTCGACGAACTCTTTGTCCGGGCACAGCTGCTGCATCTTGTAGAAGATGCCACGGTCGGTGGCGACGATGAATGTCTTGTTCGGCAGCGTCTGGGCTGCCTTGATCAGCTGACTGGTGGAGCCCACCGCATCGGCCAGTTCGATCACCGCCTCCGGCGACTCTGGATGGACCAGGATCGCCGCATCCGGATACAACGCCTTCATGTCGGCCAACTGACGCGACTTGAACTCTTCATGAACGATGCAGGCGCCATCCCACAGCAGCATGTCGGCGCCTGTCTGCTTCTGGATGTAGCGCCCCAGGTGCTGGTCCGGGCCCCAGATGATGGTCTCGCCGTTGTCCATCAGGCTCTCGACGATCTCCAGCGCGCAGCTGGAGGTCACAACCCAGTCTGCCCGCGCCTTCACCGCCGCCGAGGTATTGGCATAGACCACAACGGTGCGTTCAGGATGCTGGTCGCAGAAGGCCGAGAACTCCTCGACCGGGCAACCTAGGTCGAGGGAGCAGGTCGCTTCCAGCGTCGGCATCAGCACACGCTTTTCGGGGGTGAGAATCTTGGCGGTCTCGCCCATGAAACGCACGCCTGCCACCACCACGGTACTGGCGGGATGGTTCTTGCCGAAGCGAGCCATTTCCAGGGAGTCGGACACACAGCCACCCGTCTCCTCGGCCAGCGCCTGGATCACCGGGTCGCAATAGTAATGGGCCACCAGCACGGCGTTCTGGGCCTTGAGCTCGGCAGCGATGGCCGCACGGTATTCGGCCTCCTGCTCGGGCGTCAGCGGGTTGGGCTGCTTGGCATCAAGATGGGCTTGAACCAACAGGCGTTCGGAAATCTGGGTCATGATCGCTGAACCTGCGGGCGCATGTGCGCGTCAGTCGAGTGTATCACCCGGCCCTGGCAGATCGGCTAAAGGGTGCCGGATGGCCGGGCGACCATCGCGACCCATCTGCGGGCACGGACTATTATCGGAGGCCGAAGGCTACAGACAATCGCGGCAATTCAAAAGCCTTTTTTACGCCCCAGGCCAAGGCCGACGGGGCGTCGGCAATGGCCCGGGAGAAAGCACCTCACCCTTGCGAAGACAGTGCCGCCAGATGGGCTCCCACCAGCGCACCGAACTCCTCGAGCGTCATCTTCCTGCCGTTGAAGTCGACGATGCCATCGGCATAACTCAAGCTGGAGACCACGTCGTCACCCTGCACGGTGCCCATGCCGCTCTGCAACGCCATCATGCCGACCATTTCGCCCGCCTGACGGGACTGCATCGCGATGGCCTGGGCATCGGTCTGGCCGTCAAGCAAAGCCTGCAAGGTCGCCAGATCCCCGAGCATCGGCTTGGAGACGGACAGCTTGCTTTGCAGACGGCTGACCATCTGCTCGCCCACTTGGGTCGGCGTCAGATCGAACGAGGGCGGATTGGCCAAGTCCACCGCCAGGCTGAAACGACTCTCACCATTGGCCGTCTTGAATGACAACTCCTCCAGCGCAAGCTGGGGCTTGGCTGCAAGCATCTTCTGCAAGTCCGCCTGAACCTTCACCCGCTCTTCAGGCGTCATGTCGAACGATGGCAGCGCTTCACCCTGGGCTGCGGCCTGCTGCGCTTGTGGCATATGGGTTTGGTACCAGGCGATCAACCCTTGCATCGCTGGGATGTCGATGGACTTCATGCTCCAGACCATCCGCCCGCTGCCCACCGCACGACCGGCGTAGGTGATGTCGGCGACCTTGTATTCCAGGCGACCGGACAGCTTGTCTTCACCCTCGGCGTCATAACGGTTGTTCTGCTCCAGCCCCTTGAGCAGCAGCACATCCTGCTTGTCACCCAAGGTCACCTGGGTTTCAGCCAAGGTCATGTCGAGATTGCCGACATAGATCATGTCATGCCCTGTGCCCTTCAGGTCACCGGCGACCTTGAAGCCGTTGAGCAGCACGTTGACCGGCGGCTGCTCGCCATCCACCAGGTTCAACGCCAGGCGCTCGGCCTTGCCGTCGACCCTCACTGACTTGCCCTCACGGTCACCGCGCAACAACACGCGCATGCCGGAAAATTCCAGGCTGCTGCCGTCATCTTCGCTGAACTTGACCGGCGCCAGACGGATGTCGCTGGAGACGCTGCCGTCGTAGCCCAAGCTGACCTGGCCGGAGATCGGGGATTGCTCGCCTGCGGCGGCATACCAGGACGCCGTGGCGTCGTCTTTGTCCAGTTGGCTGTTGCTGGTGGCCAGGACCGGCGCCAAATTCAGCGCCTTGATCCGCGACCAGGGGAACGGCCCATGCTCGATCCGGTCGGTCACACCCAGATCGAAGCTCAGCGGCTCGCCCTCACCGAGCCAGAGGTCCTTGGCCTTGATCCGGTAGTGCGCGGTACTGGTGAAGAAGTGCTGATCCAGCGAGACCAGCTCGAGGGTCATGCTGCCGCCGGTACCGGCGATCGCTTTCTTCAGCTGCTCGTTGCCCTTGGCAACGGAACGCTCCAGCTCTGCGGGCAATTGCTTGCCGGTGTACCACGCGCCGCCCGTGGTGACGACGGCGATGGCGACGGCCAGACCGCAGAAAATGCCTACTGATTTCTTCATGAATAAGACCGATTACTGTCCATAGGAGGCTGATACGCGGCACGCAGGGCCACGCGGGAGGCCAAGATTATCACCGCCTGAGAAAGGACGCCCGAGCGCACGATCTTTGCACCGCTGCAATGTAAACTTTTACGAACACAATAATCGACATAGCGACGATAACATTCCAAAAAACGACCACTCATCTGAATAATCCATCGATAAACCTTCATCAAAGTTACATATTGTCACGTTTCACTTGACACCATCCCGCCCTTCGTTTTTTATTTTTCCCACCCGCCCAGCGCCTCACAAACGAAGAAGAACAGCGCCGCCATCATGACCTCAGTCCGCCCCAGCCCCCACGCGCCGCCTTCGACGTTTTAAGCCCTGCCAGCCAGACACAGGCGCCCCTCGCGCCCATATCCGCTCCGACAAAAAAGGTGAACAACATGGAGCCCACCCGCTCGCCTCTGCCGTGCCTGTCGCACACCATGCCCGCGTCCCAGCCCAAGGAGCGCCGCCCGCATGCAGCCTGACCACAGCACTCACGGCAATGCCCAACTGAGAAAGTCCCTGCGTCTTTGGCATGTGGTTGTCATCGGCCTGGCTTACCTGACACCGATGACCGTGTTCGATACCTTCGGCATCGTCTCTGGGATCACTGCTGGCCATGTACCCAGCGCCTACATCCTGGCGCTGGCCGGCATCCTGTTCACCGCATTGAGCTATGGCACGCTGGTGCGTCGT
Protein-coding regions in this window:
- the nadA gene encoding quinolinate synthase NadA, yielding MTQISERLLVQAHLDAKQPNPLTPEQEAEYRAAIAAELKAQNAVLVAHYYCDPVIQALAEETGGCVSDSLEMARFGKNHPASTVVVAGVRFMGETAKILTPEKRVLMPTLEATCSLDLGCPVEEFSAFCDQHPERTVVVYANTSAAVKARADWVVTSSCALEIVESLMDNGETIIWGPDQHLGRYIQKQTGADMLLWDGACIVHEEFKSRQLADMKALYPDAAILVHPESPEAVIELADAVGSTSQLIKAAQTLPNKTFIVATDRGIFYKMQQLCPDKEFVEAPTAGNGAACRSCAHCPWMAMNTLERTLDCLRKGSNEIFVDPALVPKAIKPLNRMLDFTQAARLKLSGNA
- a CDS encoding M48 family metalloprotease produces the protein MNLLRPTLLTLACLMALPGHADDLPSLGDASSAIVSPQQEHQLGRAWLSLLRGQVNQLNDPQLQDYVETSVYKLAETSQLQDRRLEFILIDSRELNAFAAPGGIVGVNGGLFLNAQTEGEYASVLAHELAHLSQRHFARGVEAQQRMQLPMMAALLAGIVLAAGGGGDAGIGVIAGTQAAAIQEQRRFSRQNEQEADRIGILNLEKAGYDPRNMPSMFERLARQYRYDAKPPEFLLTHPVTESRIADTRNRAEQAPKGGVEDSARYQLIRARVALIYEGTPGLAAKRFRAQLDEDPTLDAARYGLAIAQIKGGQLNEARANLQPLLAKAPNDITYNLAQIDLDITNNRLADAQQRAERLRALYPSSYPLQQIRADLLIKQNRPAEAEKVLDDLIKRRPDDPDVWYDVAEVRGLSGNTIGLHRARAEYFTLVGDFDQAIQQLDYAKRRAGSNFPLASQIDQRQREIMEQQRMVKEMMGR
- a CDS encoding YdgA family protein, translating into MKKSVGIFCGLAVAIAVVTTGGAWYTGKQLPAELERSVAKGNEQLKKAIAGTGGSMTLELVSLDQHFFTSTAHYRIKAKDLWLGEGEPLSFDLGVTDRIEHGPFPWSRIKALNLAPVLATSNSQLDKDDATASWYAAAGEQSPISGQVSLGYDGSVSSDIRLAPVKFSEDDGSSLEFSGMRVLLRGDREGKSVRVDGKAERLALNLVDGEQPPVNVLLNGFKVAGDLKGTGHDMIYVGNLDMTLAETQVTLGDKQDVLLLKGLEQNNRYDAEGEDKLSGRLEYKVADITYAGRAVGSGRMVWSMKSIDIPAMQGLIAWYQTHMPQAQQAAAQGEALPSFDMTPEERVKVQADLQKMLAAKPQLALEELSFKTANGESRFSLAVDLANPPSFDLTPTQVGEQMVSRLQSKLSVSKPMLGDLATLQALLDGQTDAQAIAMQSRQAGEMVGMMALQSGMGTVQGDDVVSSLSYADGIVDFNGRKMTLEEFGALVGAHLAALSSQG